In Sphaeramia orbicularis chromosome 5, fSphaOr1.1, whole genome shotgun sequence, a genomic segment contains:
- the aldh4a1 gene encoding delta-1-pyrroline-5-carboxylate dehydrogenase, mitochondrial, whose translation MLRLRAAVCQSWRGFKTFPCAAVEVKNEPILGFNEGSPERKELVQVREGQISLKCLKSLQGKTEEIPCVVGDEHVWTKDIRYQLSPFNHSHKVAKFCYADKELINKAILASVAARREWDLKPVQDRAQVLFKAADVISGPKRAEILAKTMIGQGKTVVQAEIDAAAELIDFFRFNAKHAVELESQQPIDAPGSTNTMLYRGLEGFVAAVAPFNFTAIGGNLAGTPALMGNVVLWKPSDTAMSASYAVYKVLRDCGLPPNIIQFLPADGPVFGDTIAASEHLAGINFTGSVPTFKRLWKQVAQNLDVYRTFPRVAGECGGKNFHFIHKSADVNSVVNGTIRSAFEYGGQKCSACSRMYVPDTLWPQIKEGLLSVHKNIKVGDPVEDFGTFFSAVIDDKSFGRIKKWLDHAKSSPNLKIIAGGNCDDKKGYFVEPTIVETKDPQDSIMNEEIFGPVLSVFVYPENNYKEVLHLIDNTSPYALTGAVFAKDESVIAEAAKTLRNAAGNYYVNDKSTGSVVAQQPFGGARASGTNDKPGGPHYVLRWTSPQVVKQTHVPLKEWKYTYMD comes from the exons ATGCTGCGTTTGAGGGCGGCTGTTTGCCAGTCTTGGAGGGG GTTCAAAACCTTCCCTTGTGCAGCTGTGGAAGTGAAGAATGAGCCAATCCTGGGGTTTAACGAGGGAAGCCCAGAAAGAAAAGAACTTGTGCAGGTGAGAGAAGGTCAGATTTCCCTGAAAT GCCTTAAAAGTCTGCagggaaaaacagaggaaattcCATGTGTGGTTGGAGATGAACATGTGTGGACCAAAGACATCAGATATCAGTTATCT CCATTTAATCATTCACATAAAGTGGCAAAGTTCTGTTACGCTGACAAG GAGCTGATAAATAAAGCTATCTTAGCATCTGTGGCAGCACGAAGAGAATGGGACCTGAAGCCCGTCCAGGACAGAGCCCAGGTTCTGTTCAAGGCTGCAGATGTCATCAGTGGACCCAAGAGAGCAGAAATCCTGGCTAAAACCATGATTGGACAG GGTAAGACGGTGGTACAAGCTGAGATTGACGCTGCTGCAGAACTGATTGACTTTTTCAGATTCAATGCCAAACATGCTGTTGAGCTGGAGAGTCAACAACCAATAGATGCTCCAGGAAGCACAAACACCATGCTTTATCGTGGACTGGAG GGCTTTGTAGCAGCTGTGGCTCCTTTTAACTTCACTGCTATTGGTGGAAATTTGGCAGGTACCCCAGCTCTGATG GGTAATGTAGTGCTGTGGAAGCCGAGTGACACTGCTATGTCTGCGAGCTACGCTGTCTACAAAGTCCTGAGAGACTGTGGCCTGCCCCCGAACATCATCCAGTTCTTGCCAGCTGATGGGCCAGTGTTCGGAGATACTATTGCAGCCTCTGAGCACCTAGCAGGCATCAATTTCACTGGCAGTGTCCC GACCTTCAAACGTCTTTGGAAACAAGTTGCCCAGAACCTAGATGTCTACAGGACCTTCCCTCGGGTGGCAGGAG AGTGCGGTGGGAAAAACTTCCACTTCATCCACAAGTCTGCAGATGTTAACAGTGTAGTGAATGGAACCATCCGCTCAGCATTCGAATACGGAGGTCAGAAGTGTTCTGCTTGTTCCAGGATGTATGTACCAGACACCTTATGGCCACAGATCAAAGAGGGGCTTCTGTCTGTTCACAAAAACATTAAAGTGGGAGAT cCTGTGGAAGACTTTGGTACCTTTTTCTCTGCTGTTATAGATGACAAG TCCTTTGGTCGCATAAAGAAATGGCTCGACCATGCAAAGTCCTCCCCCAATTTAAAGATCATTGCTGGTGGAAACTGTGATGACAAGAAGGGCTACTTTGTAGAACCTACTATCGTTGAGACCAAAGACCCACAAGACAGCATAATGAACGAG GAAATCTTTGGTCCGGTTCTTTCAGTTTTTGTGTATCCTGAGAACAACTACAAAGAGGTGCTTCATCTGATAGACAACACATCCCCATATGCATTGACTGGAGCAGTGTTTGCCAAGGACGA GAGTGTGATTGCAGAGGCAGCCAAAACCTTAAGAAATGCTGCAGGGAACTACTACGTAAATGACAAATCCACTGGTTCTGTTGTTGCTCAGCAGCCATTTGGTGGCGCCAGAGCCTCAG GCACTAATGACAAACCTGGAGGTCCACACTACGTTCTGAGATGGACCTCACCCCAGGTTGTGAAGCAGACACATGTCCCACTAAAAGAATGGAAATACACCTACATGGATTAA